The DNA region ACCTGGACAAACCCGTATCAATATAAAGGTAGTGGATCACAACAACCATACTTTTACAGATATTAATGAAAAAGGGCCGATTGTAGATAGCAAAACACTTGAGACACTCGATGCCTATCTCATTAATCATTTATCAGAAAAGGATATTTTGGTTTTGGCGGGCAGTTTACCACAAGGTGTTCCTAAGGATATCTATAAACATTGGTGTGAACTTGGCAAGGAAAAAGGTGCTAAAGTCATTCTAGATGCAGATCGTGATGTACTTGAGTTGGGCATCAAAGGTTTACCTTGGATCATAAAACCGAATCAAAATGAGTTAGAAATGTATTTTGGAAAGAAGTTTGATAATGACCAAGATATGATCTTAAAAGCTCACGAATTGGTAGATATGGGCATCTATGCTGTGGTCATTTCACAAGGTGAAAAAGGTTGTCTCGTGGTTTGTAAGGATGGAACAGCTAAGATTGATGCTCTAAAGCTAAAGGTTGTCAGTACAGTAGGTGCTGGTGATTCCATGGTAGCGGGTATTGCTTTTGGCATAGACGAGGTCATGAAAAACAATGAAACATTGGATTTTGCAAGATTTATGGACATCATGAGACTTGGTGTTGCATCCAGTAGTGCATCTATTGAAGAAGAAGGCACCCATATGGGCAGTTTAACAAGAGTCAATGAGCTGTACCAAGAGATTACTGTTAATATAATGGAAAACATGACGAAATAGGAGTGATTGAATGAAAACAGAAGCGGTTAGATTATATGATGTCAACACATTAAAACTAGAAACATTTGAGTTACCGGCTATTAAAAAAGACGAGATTTTAGTAAAAGTCGTTACGGACAGTGTATGTATGTCCACATACAAAGCCGTAATACAAGGCAGTAAGCACAAACGTGTTCCTGAGAATATCGCAACAAACCCTACAATCATGGGTCATGAATTCTCAGGCGTCATTGTAGAAGTAGGGGAAGAATGGCAAGATCAGTTTACACCCGGAGAAAAATTTGCCATACAACCGGCCTTAAATTATAAAGGCAGCCCTTATGCACCCGGATATTCTTTTGAATTTTTTGGCGGTTCAGCGACCTATTGCATTATTCCAAGAGAAGTCATGGAACTTGGCTTTCTTCTAAAATATGAAGGAGAAGCTTTTTACGAAGCATCTTTATCAGAACCGATGTCATGTGTCATTGGTGGCTTCCATGCCAACTACCACACAAAGACAGGTGAGTACAAGCATTATATGGGCATC from Petrocella atlantisensis includes:
- the pfkB gene encoding 1-phosphofructokinase — translated: MIYTVTLNPAIDKTLKIDDFKVDQVNRVKDYREDAGGKGINVTKMIHKLKGDSIAVMITGGDIGHRLTSLLDDENISYKAIKTPGQTRINIKVVDHNNHTFTDINEKGPIVDSKTLETLDAYLINHLSEKDILVLAGSLPQGVPKDIYKHWCELGKEKGAKVILDADRDVLELGIKGLPWIIKPNQNELEMYFGKKFDNDQDMILKAHELVDMGIYAVVISQGEKGCLVVCKDGTAKIDALKLKVVSTVGAGDSMVAGIAFGIDEVMKNNETLDFARFMDIMRLGVASSSASIEEEGTHMGSLTRVNELYQEITVNIMENMTK